One region of Phragmites australis chromosome 18, lpPhrAust1.1, whole genome shotgun sequence genomic DNA includes:
- the LOC133899466 gene encoding cyclin-dependent kinase G-2-like, which produces MVQEVLLCEKDCGTSVDLCALGCVMAELVAGSPLFEEENEYKQLTNIIRRLGIPNDMSAMPLGVSAPSPLRDTVPEEQLSQAGFDVLRGLLEFDRKDRLTAAATLQTS; this is translated from the coding sequence ATGGTGCAAGAGGTGCTTCTGTGCGAGAAGGACTGCGGCACATCCGTCGACCTTTGCGCGCTCGGGTGCGTCATGGCGGAGCTCGTCGCCGGGAGTCCGCTCTTTGAGGAGGAGAACGAGTACAAGCAACTGACCAACATCATCCGCCGCCTCGGAATCCCTAATGACATGTCGGCAATGCCGCTGGGTGTCTCGGCGCCGAGCCCGCTGCGAGACACGGTGCCGGAGGAGCAGCTGTCGCAGGCGGGCTTCGACGTCCTGCGCGGCCTACTGGAGTTCGACCGCAAGGACAGGCTCACTGCTGCAGCCACACTGCAGACGTCATGA